In the Methylophilus sp. 5 genome, one interval contains:
- the yegQ gene encoding tRNA 5-hydroxyuridine modification protein YegQ — MKSPELLAPAGDLDRMRTAFDYGADAVYAGQPRYSLRVRENDFSLQNLAIGIEEAHARGKQFFVASNISPHNAKVKTYLRDMAPVIAMQPDALIMADPGLIMMVREQWPEMPIHLSVQANAVNYASVKFWQRMGLTRVILSRELSLDEIAEIRQECPDMELEVFVHGALCIAYSGRCLLSGYFNSRDPNQGTCTNSCRWDYKVHDAQPDAAGVVRLKEFDFQAEMEKSSLSSCGSLPRHPAADQVYLIEEKGRPGELLPIMEDEHGTYIMNSKDLRAIEHVEKLIALGVDSLKIEGRTKSRYYVARTCQNYRQAIDDAVAGRPFDWRLLGELENLANRGYTDGFYQRHHTAEHQNYVQGHSSANRSLYVGDVVAYDAERGLASIEARNKFAVGDKLQLIHPSGNRDLVVEQLFDKHGAAVQQAAGSGHFVKLPVTAGRLNNAMVARYL; from the coding sequence ATGAAGTCTCCCGAGTTATTAGCGCCTGCCGGTGATCTTGACCGCATGCGTACCGCGTTTGATTATGGCGCAGATGCGGTTTATGCGGGGCAGCCCCGCTACAGCTTGCGTGTGCGTGAGAATGATTTTTCGCTACAGAATCTGGCGATTGGTATTGAGGAGGCGCATGCGCGTGGCAAACAATTTTTTGTTGCCAGCAATATTTCGCCGCACAACGCCAAGGTGAAAACCTATCTGCGCGACATGGCACCGGTGATCGCCATGCAGCCGGATGCGCTGATCATGGCTGACCCCGGCCTGATTATGATGGTGCGCGAGCAGTGGCCAGAAATGCCGATTCATTTATCGGTACAGGCCAATGCGGTCAATTATGCTTCGGTCAAGTTCTGGCAGCGCATGGGGCTGACACGGGTGATTTTGTCACGTGAATTGTCACTCGATGAGATCGCTGAAATCCGCCAGGAGTGCCCGGACATGGAGCTGGAAGTATTTGTGCACGGTGCCTTGTGCATTGCGTACTCAGGCCGCTGCCTGTTATCTGGTTATTTCAACTCGCGTGACCCGAATCAGGGTACGTGTACCAACAGTTGCCGCTGGGATTATAAGGTGCATGATGCGCAACCCGATGCGGCAGGGGTCGTCCGTTTGAAAGAGTTTGATTTTCAGGCAGAAATGGAGAAATCCAGCCTGTCGTCGTGTGGTTCTTTGCCACGCCATCCGGCGGCCGATCAGGTCTATTTGATTGAAGAAAAAGGCCGCCCAGGCGAATTGCTGCCGATCATGGAGGACGAGCACGGTACCTATATCATGAACAGCAAAGACTTGCGCGCGATTGAGCATGTCGAAAAGCTGATTGCGCTCGGTGTAGATTCGCTCAAAATCGAAGGCCGTACCAAGTCGCGTTATTACGTGGCACGCACCTGCCAGAATTACCGGCAGGCGATTGATGATGCGGTGGCCGGACGGCCATTTGACTGGCGCTTGCTGGGTGAGCTGGAGAACCTGGCTAATCGCGGTTACACCGATGGTTTCTATCAGCGCCACCATACCGCCGAGCATCAGAATTACGTGCAAGGGCACTCTAGCGCCAACCGCAGTTTATATGTGGGTGATGTGGTGGCATATGATGCCGAGCGCGGGCTGGCTTCAATTGAGGCACGCAATAAATTTGCCGTGGGCGACAAGTTGCAATTGATACACCCTAGCGGAAACCGAGACCTGGTGGTTGAACAGTTGTTTGATAAACATGGTGCGGCCGTACAGCAAGCGGCAGGCAGTGGTCACTTTGTCAAACTGCCAGTGACGGCTGGTCGCTTGAATAACGCAATGGTGGCCAGGTATTTGTAA
- a CDS encoding DUF3619 family protein, protein MRKQRHPEDDLPTPLREGVEWLKQDDRPLPAGVEARLADARQAALARFAESSQAGHGWADALSWASFGHPRMAGMAALSVFFAVGLFVLTASHNDDAMLLSDDLPVEAFVDSGFDAWQYSENI, encoded by the coding sequence ATGAGGAAACAACGTCATCCTGAAGACGACTTGCCTACCCCTCTGCGCGAAGGTGTTGAGTGGCTTAAGCAAGATGACCGGCCATTACCTGCCGGGGTGGAGGCGCGTCTGGCTGATGCGCGACAAGCTGCATTGGCGCGGTTTGCTGAATCAAGCCAAGCTGGCCACGGTTGGGCAGATGCGCTGTCCTGGGCTTCGTTTGGTCATCCTCGTATGGCCGGTATGGCAGCCTTGTCTGTCTTTTTTGCGGTTGGGCTGTTTGTTTTGACTGCCAGCCATAATGATGATGCCATGTTGTTGAGTGATGATTTACCTGTCGAAGCATTTGTCGATAGCGGCTTCGACGCCTGGCAATATTCAGAAAATATTTGA
- a CDS encoding RNA polymerase sigma factor, translating to MASAQELSDFLRQVEKRAFRQTAYAVRDDHAALDIVQDAMLKLADKYASKPAEEYPMLFQRILQNTMRDYWRRQKVRNLWTTLFSSFGQSEDEDYDPLETIEVESADSDPADQLARSQIMALIEKALAKLPLRQREAFVLRYWEELDVAETASVMGCSEGSVKTHCSRAVSALSTSLEHTGIGTRKLQKKE from the coding sequence GTGGCAAGTGCGCAAGAATTATCGGATTTTTTACGTCAGGTTGAAAAACGGGCGTTTAGGCAAACCGCGTATGCCGTGCGTGATGACCATGCTGCGCTAGATATTGTGCAGGACGCCATGCTGAAGCTGGCTGATAAATACGCCAGCAAACCGGCTGAAGAATATCCCATGCTGTTCCAGCGTATTTTGCAAAATACCATGCGCGATTACTGGCGTCGGCAAAAAGTACGTAACCTGTGGACCACGCTGTTTTCGTCTTTCGGCCAGTCCGAAGACGAAGATTATGATCCACTGGAAACCATAGAGGTAGAAAGTGCAGACAGTGACCCCGCCGATCAGTTGGCGCGGTCGCAAATCATGGCCCTGATCGAAAAAGCATTGGCAAAATTACCTTTACGTCAACGCGAAGCGTTTGTGCTGCGTTATTGGGAAGAGTTGGATGTTGCTGAAACGGCATCGGTCATGGGTTGTTCAGAAGGCAGTGTTAAAACGCATTGTTCGCGAGCAGTGAGTGCGTTATCTACATCGCTAGAGCACACCGGGATCGGAACCCGCAAGTTACAAAAGAAGGAGTGA
- a CDS encoding adenine phosphoribosyltransferase: MIDLTAYIRTVADYPKAGIQFRDITTLLKDATAFNAAIDALALHYADVALDKVVAIEARGFIIGAALASKLSLGFVPVRKPGKLPAASISQTYMLEYGDDALQLHTDAITAGEQILLVDDLIATGGTALAAVALIRQLGGVVAHAGFVIDLPDLGGLQQLQASGVQPFVLCQFEGH; this comes from the coding sequence ATGATAGATCTGACCGCTTACATACGAACCGTTGCAGACTACCCTAAAGCGGGGATCCAGTTTCGCGACATCACGACTTTGCTCAAGGATGCGACAGCCTTTAATGCGGCAATTGATGCACTCGCTTTGCATTATGCCGATGTTGCACTTGATAAAGTGGTGGCGATTGAGGCGCGTGGCTTTATCATTGGCGCGGCGCTAGCCAGCAAGCTGAGTTTAGGCTTTGTGCCCGTGCGTAAGCCTGGCAAACTGCCTGCGGCCAGCATTTCACAGACCTACATGCTTGAATATGGTGACGATGCGCTGCAGTTGCATACCGATGCCATTACCGCAGGCGAGCAGATATTGCTGGTGGATGACCTGATTGCAACGGGCGGTACCGCCCTGGCCGCTGTGGCTTTGATTCGCCAGCTTGGCGGGGTGGTTGCGCATGCTGGTTTCGTCATTGATTTGCCAGACTTGGGCGGCTTGCAACAATTGCAGGCCAGTGGCGTCCAACCATTTGTCCTGTGTCAATTTGAAGGGCATTAG
- a CDS encoding FmdB family zinc ribbon protein, with the protein MPIYDFQCTACGYQQELMRKVSAPSVDACPKCAQQTFSKQVSAPNFQLTGSGWYATDFKNSQAKTSTQSTESAPAAEAAKCNPGCACH; encoded by the coding sequence ATGCCTATCTACGATTTTCAATGTACAGCGTGTGGTTACCAGCAGGAGCTGATGCGCAAGGTGTCTGCGCCCTCTGTTGATGCGTGTCCAAAATGTGCGCAGCAAACGTTTAGCAAGCAGGTGTCTGCGCCTAATTTTCAACTAACCGGCAGTGGCTGGTATGCCACTGACTTTAAAAACAGTCAGGCAAAAACAAGTACTCAATCAACTGAATCTGCCCCGGCGGCTGAGGCTGCCAAGTGCAACCCAGGCTGTGCCTGCCATTAA
- a CDS encoding quinoprotein dehydrogenase-associated SoxYZ-like carrier, whose product MKKMWMLVLGLSAVCLSGVAQAEADPKLWTVVKEAFFPKRDIQEVEFLKVEGPRRAESGAQVPVTFIYDKAAANGVVLKKLYVIVDANPIQLASTYHLTDMLNGFQMATRIRQETDSFVRLIGETADGKLYMGKREIRAAGGCGGTVDNNESEVRAAAGKIKLNVDAPKFGEPATATFNIRHVMRTGLQRDLVSQGYVPAFYINKATFTYNGKEVMTVDVGVGTSEDPYMKFSFVPDAPGKLEVTATDNEGKTFTHTLDVHS is encoded by the coding sequence ATGAAAAAAATGTGGATGTTGGTATTAGGGTTGTCTGCGGTGTGTTTGAGTGGTGTGGCGCAGGCAGAGGCAGACCCTAAATTATGGACGGTGGTGAAGGAAGCATTTTTCCCCAAGCGGGATATTCAGGAGGTCGAGTTTCTCAAAGTTGAGGGTCCGCGACGTGCTGAAAGTGGCGCACAAGTGCCGGTGACGTTTATCTACGACAAAGCGGCTGCTAATGGTGTGGTGCTCAAAAAACTGTATGTGATTGTCGATGCCAACCCGATTCAACTCGCTTCAACCTATCATTTAACCGATATGCTAAATGGTTTTCAAATGGCCACCCGCATCCGTCAGGAAACTGACTCTTTTGTGCGGCTGATTGGCGAAACCGCCGATGGCAAGTTGTATATGGGTAAGCGTGAGATTCGTGCAGCGGGCGGCTGTGGCGGCACTGTCGATAACAACGAAAGCGAAGTGCGCGCAGCGGCCGGTAAAATCAAACTAAACGTCGATGCGCCCAAGTTTGGTGAGCCAGCAACCGCCACGTTTAATATCCGTCATGTCATGCGTACTGGCTTGCAGCGCGACCTGGTATCACAAGGTTATGTGCCTGCGTTTTATATCAACAAGGCAACCTTTACCTACAACGGTAAAGAGGTGATGACGGTAGATGTGGGCGTGGGCACCAGTGAGGATCCTTACATGAAATTTAGTTTTGTGCCAGATGCGCCGGGCAAGCTGGAAGTGACGGCAACAGATAATGAAGGTAAAACTTTCACGCACACGCTGGATGTGCACAGCTAG
- a CDS encoding secondary thiamine-phosphate synthase enzyme YjbQ has protein sequence MKSFRKELWFNISARMDFKNITQDVVACVRESGVREGLVLINAMHISASVFINDDERGLHHDYKVWLEKLAPHEPVSGYRHNDTGEDNADAHIKRQIMGREVVVAITEGQLDFGPWEQIFYGEFDGRRNKRVLVKIIGD, from the coding sequence ATGAAGAGTTTTCGTAAAGAGCTGTGGTTTAACATTTCAGCGCGTATGGACTTTAAGAACATTACGCAGGATGTGGTGGCGTGTGTACGCGAAAGCGGTGTGAGAGAAGGCCTGGTATTGATTAATGCCATGCATATTTCGGCCAGCGTGTTTATCAATGACGACGAGCGTGGCCTGCACCACGACTATAAAGTGTGGCTGGAAAAACTGGCCCCGCATGAGCCAGTGAGCGGTTATCGCCACAATGATACCGGCGAAGACAATGCCGATGCGCACATCAAGCGTCAAATTATGGGTCGCGAAGTGGTGGTGGCGATTACCGAAGGCCAATTAGATTTTGGTCCTTGGGAACAGATTTTTTACGGTGAGTTTGATGGCCGCCGCAATAAACGGGTGCTGGTGAAAATCATCGGCGACTAA
- a CDS encoding VOC family protein — MPLTGIDHVNFRTDRDTMHQLRDFYCDVLGLTVGKRVASTTYGYWLYIGKQAVVHLAEYKTAEPPQLHVHGTYDHVSFNAHDMPAMELHLQAVGVAYTTRILANGIRQMNMRDPAGNGVELNFTEYADPNYEMRPSGDPSKL, encoded by the coding sequence ATGCCATTGACAGGAATTGATCACGTCAACTTTCGCACTGACCGCGACACCATGCATCAGTTACGCGATTTTTATTGCGACGTATTGGGGTTAACGGTGGGTAAGCGTGTGGCCAGCACCACCTACGGCTACTGGTTGTATATCGGCAAGCAGGCTGTGGTGCATTTGGCTGAGTATAAAACGGCTGAGCCGCCCCAGCTACACGTGCATGGCACCTATGATCATGTTTCGTTTAATGCCCATGATATGCCTGCCATGGAGTTGCATTTGCAGGCGGTTGGCGTGGCTTACACTACACGTATTTTGGCCAACGGTATTCGCCAGATGAATATGCGTGACCCGGCGGGCAATGGGGTTGAGCTCAATTTTACCGAATATGCCGACCCAAACTATGAGATGCGACCCTCGGGCGACCCGAGTAAACTTTGA
- the pbpG gene encoding D-alanyl-D-alanine endopeptidase translates to MCSIAFAPAGQATAKSPSKKHSVSVAKSKKYSSRASSQYRVNPEKTKSMRPVKLHAHARKSARPAIDAEMFDSFEGKSSASSGNLSIASTKALVMNQNTHEIIYSKNLDTPTPIASVTKLMTAMVVLDAKLNLNDQVSITDMDVDYLKGTSSRLPVGTTMTREDMLNLALIASENRAASALATNYPGGKARFIQDMNAKAASLGMMNTHFEDSTGLTSNNVSTAMDLAKMVHAAYQYPLIRQITTTSDYDLNVGSRRQPIHFHNTNALVRESTNSSWEIGLSKTGYISEAGRCLVMQATIAGEPLILVLLDSVGKLTRIGDARRIKKWMEHNYSTLTSHNDGGIVLTGLSMSRTLGDEAN, encoded by the coding sequence ATGTGTTCCATCGCTTTTGCACCTGCGGGTCAAGCCACAGCAAAGTCACCTTCTAAAAAACACAGTGTTTCTGTCGCCAAAAGCAAAAAATACAGCAGCAGAGCTTCGTCGCAATACCGTGTTAACCCCGAAAAAACCAAATCCATGCGCCCGGTCAAACTGCACGCGCATGCCAGAAAATCAGCCAGGCCTGCCATTGATGCAGAAATGTTTGATTCTTTTGAAGGTAAATCATCAGCTAGCAGTGGCAATCTCTCCATCGCCTCTACCAAAGCCTTGGTGATGAACCAGAACACGCACGAAATCATCTACTCTAAAAATCTGGATACACCCACACCCATTGCCTCGGTCACAAAACTGATGACTGCCATGGTGGTGTTGGATGCAAAACTAAACCTGAATGACCAGGTTTCGATCACCGACATGGACGTAGATTACCTGAAAGGGACTTCTTCACGCCTGCCGGTTGGCACCACAATGACGCGCGAAGACATGCTGAATCTGGCCTTGATCGCTTCAGAAAACCGTGCCGCCTCTGCACTGGCAACCAACTACCCGGGCGGCAAAGCGCGTTTTATTCAAGACATGAACGCCAAAGCAGCCAGCCTCGGCATGATGAACACCCACTTTGAAGACTCAACCGGCCTGACCAGCAACAATGTGTCTACCGCGATGGACCTGGCAAAAATGGTACATGCTGCCTACCAATACCCGTTGATTCGTCAAATAACCACCACTTCTGACTACGACTTGAATGTCGGCAGCAGACGCCAACCGATACATTTTCACAACACTAATGCGCTGGTACGTGAAAGCACCAACAGTAGCTGGGAAATCGGCCTCTCAAAAACCGGCTACATCAGTGAAGCAGGTCGCTGCCTGGTGATGCAAGCCACCATTGCGGGCGAACCGCTGATTTTGGTGTTACTGGATTCAGTTGGCAAACTGACCCGTATCGGTGATGCCAGACGCATTAAAAAGTGGATGGAGCATAACTACAGCACACTGACGTCACACAACGATGGCGGCATTGTATTGACCGGGCTCTCCATGAGCAGAACATTGGGCGACGAAGCCAATTAA
- a CDS encoding DUF502 domain-containing protein, which produces MKKYFITGLLVLVPLFITVWVLKTLVQTLDQSLLLLPAAWRPEVWLGVDIPGFGVILTVGIVLATGLVATNIFGQQLIELWEGLLIRVPVVKSIYSSVKQVSDTLFSDSGNAFRQALLIEYPRQGVWTIAFLTGTPGGDVANHLQGEYVSVYVPTTPNPTSGFFLMLPKADVVALDMSVDQALKYIISMGTVAPLPKHH; this is translated from the coding sequence ATGAAAAAATATTTCATTACAGGTTTGCTGGTGCTGGTCCCACTGTTTATTACGGTGTGGGTGCTTAAAACTTTAGTGCAAACGCTGGATCAAAGTTTGCTGTTATTGCCAGCTGCCTGGCGCCCGGAGGTTTGGTTGGGTGTCGATATTCCTGGCTTTGGTGTGATTTTGACCGTGGGCATTGTGCTGGCGACGGGTCTGGTGGCAACCAATATTTTTGGCCAGCAATTGATTGAACTCTGGGAGGGCTTGCTGATTCGCGTGCCGGTGGTTAAATCCATTTATTCCAGCGTCAAGCAAGTGTCTGATACCCTGTTTTCTGATTCCGGTAATGCTTTTCGTCAGGCACTGCTGATTGAGTACCCGCGCCAGGGCGTATGGACGATAGCCTTTTTAACCGGCACACCAGGCGGCGATGTCGCCAATCACTTGCAAGGGGAGTATGTGAGTGTTTATGTGCCGACCACGCCTAACCCGACCTCAGGTTTCTTTCTGATGCTGCCCAAGGCGGATGTGGTTGCACTTGATATGAGCGTGGATCAGGCCTTGAAATACATCATTAGCATGGGTACAGTGGCGCCCTTGCCTAAACACCATTAA
- a CDS encoding glycine cleavage system protein H, with product MSAGLKYFFSKDHTWAAQSEDGLWLVGITDYAQNMLGDVVFVDPPKVGQSVQQFSVCGLIESVKTGSDIYAPLTGVVQAINEDALSAPEKINDHPYTTWLFKLAPDASGAEALLGQSAYDEQLSG from the coding sequence ATGTCAGCAGGCTTGAAATACTTCTTTTCTAAAGACCACACTTGGGCAGCGCAGTCTGAAGATGGCTTATGGTTGGTTGGTATCACCGATTACGCGCAGAATATGTTGGGCGATGTGGTGTTTGTGGATCCGCCAAAAGTTGGTCAGTCGGTGCAGCAGTTCAGTGTGTGCGGCTTGATTGAGTCGGTGAAAACGGGCTCGGATATTTATGCGCCCCTCACTGGCGTGGTGCAGGCCATTAATGAAGATGCGCTATCAGCACCAGAAAAGATCAATGATCATCCTTATACGACCTGGTTGTTTAAGCTGGCGCCGGATGCCAGTGGTGCCGAAGCCTTACTGGGCCAGTCCGCTTACGACGAGCAACTGTCAGGCTAG
- the aspS gene encoding aspartate--tRNA ligase yields MMRTHYCGHLNREHIGQTVTLCGWAHRRRDHGGVIFIDLRDREGLAQIVIDPDTKGAFAIAETVRSEFVLRVVCKVRARPEGTVNANLPTGEVEMLATEIEVLNASLTPPFMLDDDNLTETVRLEHRYIDLRRPAMQKNMMLRYKVAKNLRDYLDDNGFIEVETPMLTRSTPEGARDYLVPSRVHHGMFFALPQSPQLFKQLLMVSGFDRYFQITKCFRDEDLRADRQPEFTQVDIETSFLEENEIMDIVEEMIRRMLKKVQDVDLPAKFPRMPFSEAMNRYGSDKPDMRVTLEITELSDVMKDVDFKVFAGAANMAGGRVAAIRVPNGAAISRSEIDAYTEFVKIYGAKGLAYIKINDITKLNEEGLQSPIVKNIHVNALQAIIERTGAQNGDIVFFGADKAKVVNEALGALRTKVGHEKGHVDGRAWAPLWVVDFPMFEHDEENDRWVALHHPFTAPKDGHEDLLVSNPGACLSKAYDMVLNGWEVGGGSVRIHKQDVQSKVFDALKISREEAQEKFGFLLDALQYGAPPHGGLAFGLDRLVTLMAGAESIRDVIAFPKTQRAQCLMTNAPNEVDEKQLRELHIRVRQQNAAGQ; encoded by the coding sequence ATGATGCGTACACATTATTGCGGCCATTTGAACCGCGAACACATTGGACAAACCGTGACACTGTGTGGCTGGGCCCACCGTCGTCGCGACCACGGCGGCGTGATTTTCATTGATTTGCGTGATCGCGAAGGTCTGGCACAAATCGTGATTGACCCGGACACCAAAGGTGCATTCGCCATTGCTGAAACCGTACGTAGCGAGTTTGTCTTGCGCGTGGTCTGTAAAGTGCGTGCGCGTCCTGAAGGTACTGTGAACGCCAATTTGCCAACCGGCGAAGTCGAGATGCTGGCAACCGAAATTGAAGTGTTAAATGCTTCATTGACACCTCCTTTCATGCTGGATGATGACAACCTGACCGAGACTGTGCGTCTTGAGCATAGATACATCGACTTGCGCCGTCCGGCCATGCAAAAAAACATGATGCTGCGCTACAAAGTGGCAAAAAATCTGCGTGATTACCTGGATGACAACGGTTTTATTGAAGTTGAAACGCCAATGCTGACGCGTTCGACGCCAGAAGGCGCGCGTGATTACCTGGTGCCATCGCGGGTACACCACGGTATGTTCTTTGCCTTGCCGCAATCACCGCAGTTGTTTAAACAATTGTTGATGGTGTCCGGTTTTGACCGTTACTTCCAGATCACCAAATGTTTCCGCGACGAAGATTTACGTGCAGACCGCCAGCCAGAATTCACCCAGGTCGATATCGAGACCTCGTTCCTGGAAGAAAATGAAATCATGGACATCGTCGAAGAGATGATCCGTCGCATGCTTAAAAAGGTGCAGGATGTTGATCTGCCAGCCAAGTTTCCACGCATGCCGTTTAGCGAGGCCATGAACCGTTACGGTTCTGACAAGCCCGACATGCGCGTGACGCTCGAAATCACTGAGCTGAGCGATGTGATGAAAGATGTGGATTTTAAAGTATTTGCTGGTGCCGCCAATATGGCGGGTGGCCGCGTGGCTGCGATTCGTGTGCCTAATGGCGCTGCGATCAGCCGCTCTGAAATTGACGCATACACTGAGTTTGTCAAAATCTACGGTGCTAAAGGTCTTGCTTATATCAAGATCAACGACATCACCAAGCTCAACGAGGAAGGCCTGCAAAGCCCGATTGTAAAAAACATTCACGTCAATGCCTTGCAAGCCATTATTGAGCGCACTGGTGCGCAAAACGGTGACATCGTCTTTTTTGGCGCAGATAAAGCCAAAGTTGTTAACGAGGCTTTGGGCGCGTTGCGTACCAAAGTTGGCCACGAAAAAGGCCATGTTGATGGCCGTGCCTGGGCACCATTATGGGTGGTCGATTTCCCGATGTTTGAGCATGATGAAGAGAATGACCGTTGGGTTGCGCTGCATCATCCGTTCACGGCGCCTAAAGATGGCCATGAAGACTTGCTGGTCAGCAATCCAGGCGCTTGCTTGTCCAAAGCCTATGACATGGTGCTCAATGGTTGGGAAGTGGGCGGCGGTTCTGTGCGTATCCACAAACAAGACGTGCAATCTAAAGTGTTTGATGCACTGAAAATCAGCCGTGAAGAAGCACAAGAAAAATTTGGCTTCTTGCTTGACGCGTTGCAATACGGTGCGCCGCCGCATGGTGGCCTCGCCTTCGGCTTGGATCGTCTGGTGACGCTGATGGCCGGTGCCGAGTCTATCCGTGACGTGATTGCTTTCCCGAAAACCCAGCGCGCGCAATGTCTGATGACCAATGCGCCAAACGAGGTAGACGAGAAACAGTTGCGCGAATTGCATATTCGCGTGCGTCAGCAAAACGCAGCTGGGCAATAA
- a CDS encoding DUF3106 domain-containing protein, which produces MADIGAIKNDLSPDDPAANVTWSHLTDQQRAVLSPLGGEWDTLRPWQREKMLDIAKEYPKMDAQKQQRIQHQLVKWSRMTPYERENARKRYQQFQSLSPEKKDVLRKQWKERKQKAAITEGYDPEFDGAEH; this is translated from the coding sequence ATGGCAGATATTGGTGCGATCAAAAATGATTTGTCGCCTGATGATCCTGCGGCTAATGTGACATGGTCACACCTGACCGATCAGCAGCGCGCAGTGTTATCACCGTTGGGCGGCGAATGGGATACCTTGCGCCCATGGCAGCGTGAAAAAATGCTGGATATTGCCAAAGAGTATCCGAAAATGGATGCGCAAAAACAGCAGCGCATTCAGCATCAATTGGTTAAGTGGAGCCGCATGACGCCCTATGAGCGCGAAAATGCGCGCAAGCGTTATCAGCAATTTCAAAGCCTAAGCCCTGAAAAGAAAGATGTGTTGCGTAAGCAGTGGAAAGAGCGCAAGCAAAAAGCAGCTATCACTGAGGGTTATGATCCCGAGTTTGATGGGGCAGAACATTAG